The proteins below are encoded in one region of Xenopus laevis strain J_2021 chromosome 8L, Xenopus_laevis_v10.1, whole genome shotgun sequence:
- the LOC121396977 gene encoding putative uncharacterized protein DDB_G0287113, whose protein sequence is MEKSLRNPSLKTLYSVLKNFREEYTDFEALASYYEDHYWVQYSKNFNIKHFLLTCIEDPRMRAKENIAQYSLMLDSLEVLKRERASLKNAKLPPGHPTRLQNRRQKYEYQRLENTIKHHFCQFQIELLREQKLREAARKKHTHKQTPAAKEKEDGATAAAEEGALASQGKEEGAKEKEEEEEAAPGKEQQEEQQEKMEEQSPAVKEQVRMKRKRNEEEAPAAENKEEGADGEEAPPRKRPRKDYRGFSVPPEDSSDSSAATDATLLLACLLWLFVHICVFVCVYVCL, encoded by the exons ATGGAGAAATCATTGAGAAATCCATCTCTCAAG acgctgtactccgtcctgaagaACTTCAGGGAGGAATATACAGACTTTGAGGCCCTtgcctcttattacg aAGATCACTACTGGGTCCAATACAGCAAGAACTTCAAcat aaaacactTCCTTCTTACTTGTATTGAggacccgaggatgagggccaaGGAGAACATTGCCCAATACAGTTTAATGCTCGACtcactg gaagtgctcAAGAGGGAACGTGCCTCCCTCAAGAatgccaagctgcctcct ggtCATCCAACACGACTGCAAAACCGGAGGCAGAAATATGAGTATCAGAggctggagaat accatcaaacatcatttttgccAGTTTCAAATCGAGCTCTTGAGGGAGCAGAAGCTGCGGGAAGCTGCTCG TAAGAAACACACGCACAAACAAACTCCTGCAGCTAAAGAAAAGGAGGATGGAGCcactgcagcagcagaagagggAGCCCTTGCCTCACAGGGGAAAGAAGAAGgagcaaaagaaaaagaagaggaggaagaagcagcTCCCGGAAAAGAACAGCAAGAGGAGCAACAGGAGAAGATGGAGGAGCAATCTCCTGCAGTGAAAGAACAGGTAAGAATGAAGAGGAAAAGGAATGAAGAGGAAGCTCCAGCAGCGGAGAATAAAGAAGAGGGAGCGGATGGAGAAGAAGCTCCTCCAAGGAAGCGGCCAAGGAAGGACTACAGAGGATTTAG tGTTCCACCAGAAGACTCTTCAGACAGTTCTGCTGCCACCGACGCAACCCTGCTCCTTGCATGCCTTCTGTGGCTGTTTGTGcatatctgtgtgtttgtgtgtgtctatgtgtgtctgtga